The nucleotide window TTCGAGCTGTAACGGCCGGGATGGTCTTGCTCTGGTCTTAAAAAAAAAGGAACGCGAATGAAGAACTGATGAAACCCCCGTTTTTTTGTTTCAAACATAATGAGCCCATTTCTTCCAGAAAGGGCCCAGAAAAAATATCGATAGAGACCAAGACGATGAGGGGACGATGCAAAGTTATTTTGTACACAGATTTGTTGTTCAGAGCAAATTAAAATATATAGGACTATTCAGTATGCTTGCAGTATGAGATGCCTGATACCATCTATCCACTAGGTTTCCACGCGTTTCACGAGCATTAGTATGGTCTATTATTAACAGGTAGAGTATTCAACCCAAAATGTTTGGATAAACCAGGCTGCATAAAAAATGAACATATGCTGATATACACTATTCAGTCCACTCCAAAGAGTGGGCACTCTCCTCAAAAGAAATGTAAACAGCGTGACAGATTTTGTTTAAAACAAAACAGCGGCTGACAAGTCCAACCAGTACTCCAAGTGTAATTCAATGGACCTCCTTTGCTAAGCTACGTACTTTGCGGAATTTGTATGCAAGATTAAACGGATAATCAGAATCAGCAAAGAtgaccccccccacccccccaatAGATTTAGCATTTGGACGACTTTTAAAAacaaaatttataagttaaaaagtgttCAACATTCCCAGTTTTCCGGGTCCATCAAACATGGAAACAGAAGGGGCATTTTCATTCATCAGAAATGCaaaaagagaaacataactgaaaTGCTAGGACCAACAGGATGACATGCACACCTCACGGTAAAACGGATGCTAACCATGATATAGGATGTTATATATAGTAGAAAAATGTGTGGTCAAACATATTTTTAATTCACTATCATCAGCTTGTTTTATAATCTCTTTTCCTATCGTTTAATAAAAATTGCTGGCAAAACTCTTTCGAAAAAAATTCACTGTCATCAGGATATTATCGTTGAACTATACAGTTTTGGAAAGACCAGGAGAAACATATGTCATTATCATAAATCATTTCAGGCAGTTGTTGGAATCTATATGTTCTTGAAAATGATCATGTTTTAGAATTGAAATATAAAATCTGCAATCAAAATTCGAGGTGAGAAACTTACTATCCTATTGAACAGACAACAAAGCCATAAGCCAAAGCTACTTCTCAGATAAATGCAAAGTCCCTAACAACCACAAAAAGCATCAAATCATCTTAAAATTATCTAGTAGAACTACACCACGTTAGGGATTAAAAGGCATCGTGATGGGTGTGTTTTAGATTGTTctttgcaaaaagaaaaaagtGATACGAGCAAAATGACTCAGAGGTGAAGGTAAGTTCTAAAAAATAACAAGAGTTTGCATTTGTTTGTTCTCTACCATAACTAGCAGGATTAATGCTGATCTAGCTGAACCGAACATTGAACCCACCAAGGTGCACAGGAAGTGAGATTTACAGTGTAATTTTGTGTTGACAAGAATATTTGAAACAGTTTCAATTTGGAATGGAGCTAAAAATACATCCTACAAAACACTAATCTGCTGGAAGAATCCCATAGGTTATATTTGACAATCAATAAAACACTAACTAGCAACTGAATCTTCATAGCCACCAATTGGTACTCAAGATTTGAAACAAACAATATAGGGCCATGTATGTCTTGTGATATTTTGATGaacaaactatttatttaatctATCATATAACCCAGTTCACTACTCTAACAGCAATGATAATAACATCACATGCAGGAAGAAAAAGTTTGAAGCCATCAAATTACCAATGCTTTTGCGTATATTGAGTATAGacgtgcgtgcgtgtgtgtgtgtgtgtgtgtgtgtgtgtgtgtgtatacatATCCTTTACATGAGATTGGGCAAGGACTTAATTGAAGCATCATCTATTTTCTTTCACATGCAATTGAAACCTTAGTTTTAGCAAAATGCAGCGTTAGTCTAGCAACCATTTCTCATGTGGTAGCATGAAAAATAATATAGTAATTTCTTTGTGAGAAGACCAATGCATTGCAGAAGTTAGAAAAGCTATATGCCCAAACAAGCTAATCCCCTGTGGAGCAATAGTAGGAATCGAGGATGCTGTGGAAAAGccatgaaaataaataaatattctGGACCTGACGCGATGGGATCAACGAGGAAACAAGATCATGTCAGAGACGAAGAACACGAGAATGTGCGAGCCCTCGTCTCCAGATCTCCCCAGAGTTGCTACACTAGAAACATAAAAAAAACTCCCTGAATCAAACAAGGGATCGGCGCATGGCTCGATCGGTCACAGCTTCCAATCATCGGATCATTTTGTCTCTCTCCCATGAGCATATGAtgactcctctctctcctctctctctctctctctctcacacacacacacacgtctAACCACAGGCAATACTTAACTCGACACGATATCAAGGATTCACGAGCTACCAATTAAAGCCAACTAGGTTTCTAGGGCTCAGCTTTTGAAGAGCAAAGGTGCAAGTAGTAAAGCAAAGGGGTCTCTCCTTATGGAAGACACATGCATGCATAGAAGCTACATGGCGAAAGATCAAAGAAGCATTAGCATCATTTTTTGCTTAACACTGAGCAAAACCGTACCACACCAACAACAAGAATTACCAAAACCATCAGCGAGAACAGTGCAAGAAACCCATCTCAAATGTCTCATCAAGGTCCATCAACTGTCAGATTTTAGCCATTTgcagcgactgagtatattgctACTCACCCCATCAAATGATCTCAAGAAGCAAACAAGTCTAACCCGCGCCTAAGCTAGCTAGGCTCTAGAAGGAACATGAATTTATGCATCTCAATAAGAGGCTAAGAATTCAGGAAGCTAACGAAATTGACAGATCGAGCGAGCTGGAGATGGAGTCGTGATGTCGTTACACAGCGAGCGAGACGGCTGCTGGCGAGCGAGCTGAGCCGCCGGTCACTGTCTCGGGTGGCCGTGGAAGAAGGGCGCGCCGGCCGGGAAGGCGGCGTATGGTCCGGGCGTCGGGTACGGGTCCATCACCACAGCCGATGACACGATGACATTgcccacgccgccaccgccgcctacTTCGCCAGCGGCTGTCGTGCTAGGAGGCGATCCGTCCCCGGCGTGGCGGAAGTGGTACTcgatggcgccgccgccgccgctaccagTGGCAGGCAGGCCGTGAGGTCCGACGTCGTGAAGGATGCCCTTGAACACGTGGCCGCCGATGCTGACGGTGGTCTGGTACGCGACCTCCGCCTCAGCCTGGTCGACCGGCCCCAGGCGCACGCACCGGAACACCGCCTCCGAGCTCACCTCCCGTGGGAACCTCTCCGCGACCGTGACCATCTGCTGATCCCCTGCAAGAGCGTACGTGGAAGCACCGGAATACAAGACAGAAGAATTTTGTCATGAGATGCGATTAGACGAGGCGGAGCGCGCGCAAGGCGCAAGcaagcaagatgatgatgataaacGTGCATGATTGCTATCGTTCGTACCCGAGGACGTGGTCGGGGTGGCGACGGAGAGGCGCGCGCGCGGGCGCTTGGTGTGGTCGCGGGACGGGCCGGCGCCCGCGGTGGTTGTGGCGGCGGCGGACGCCGCGAGCGCGGCGAGCTGCTGCTGGCGGTCGCGCCTCTTGGCGGCAGGGACCCAGGTGGACTTGACGTGGGTGCCGCAGGTGAAGCCGCGGCTCTTGCAGCAGGTGCGGCAGCGCTGGTGCACGCAGTCCTTCTTGGCCTGGTTGCCGCAGTCCTGGCAGctgaccccgccgccgccgccgccgccgcttcccccGCCGCCCCTGGCGCcgcgcgacgacgacgacgacgcggcgcCCGTGAACGAGGGCGCGGCGCCGGGTGACGGGTCATCGGAGAAGCGGATGATGTTGGAGGTGTAgaacggctgctgctgctgctgctcgtgctgCTGCCATAGCTGCAGTCCCGCCCCCGCGCGCGAGGCGTAGAGGAAGGACGCGGCGTCGGAAGGGTGCACCGGCGGGACAGACGACGCGGGGAACTCGCGACTGTGGCCTCCTCCACCTAGAGGGAACGACCCCGCCATGCGCCCAAGTCCATAGGCCGCCGTGCCGTGCGCCGTGCCCGGCgaggtgaaggtgaagctcagAGAGAGCCTGCCTCCCTGATCTCTCCCTCCCTCGCGGCCTCGCTCTACAGACGGCTGCTCGTCGTCTGTGCTCTGGGCGGCGTGCTCATGCCCCGCGCTCTGCGACGGATTAAAACCTGCGTGCTCGCAGCCGAGCGGTGTGGTTTGTGGTGCCGGCGCGCGGCCGGAGTTAAGACGGTGAGGCGACAGAGAGGACCTGCCACGCCGCCATCAGCCTGCGCGCACCTAAACTGCCATTTATTGCCTGCCTGCCGCTCTCTCTCTCCtcgcttctccttctccttctccttctctatctctatctccttTCCGCACCGCGAGAGACAGGCACCACACCAACACGGCAGCGCGCGGCCGCTGTGGGCTGCTGCTgatagtagagagagagagagagcacgtaTGGCCTAGCTGGAATGGAATGTGCTGGAGCCTGGAGTGCTACCAGCAAGCAAGGATTGCCGTATGATGATGGTGGCGTGCTCCAGAATTCAGTCCCTGCGTCTGCATGCATGTTTGTATCTGCCTGCctgcccatctctctctctctctctttccctggTGGTCAATGCAATATTCAAAAGCTTCAGAGCCATCTCATCTATCTATACGTACGCAAATGCCGGAAGCCGGAACAGAGAAAATCCAGTGGCAAAATCGTTGTTTATCACCATCCAATCCATCGGCACGGTCTTCTGCTGCTCCGGCGCTGCGTTGTTTGCTTGCGCAGTTGCGCCTTGGCGCGTCCCACCGACACGGGCGGCGCAGGGCGGCCCAAGCACGCACACGCACCCCGCCGTCAAGACCGGGAAACACGGGAGCTGCTTTTGCTGCCGTCTTTCGTGCGACGGACAGCTGCTTTCAATCCAGTGCAGCAACAAAAGCTCACATCCCTCCCGGGCGCCGGCTCGCCCACGTTCGCCAAAGTGCtcctaaaatttttcaagattcttcgtcatATCAAATCTttaacacatgcatgaaacattaaatataaataaaaaataaaactaattacacaatttagacgaaattcacgagacaaatcttttaagcctaattaaactatgattaaatactaattgttaaataacaacgaaaatgctacgatACTATTTCCCAAAATATTTCGCCACTAAACAAGGCCAAAGCTGAAGCTCGCGGCGCCGAGTCGGACACGGCGACACCGGGTCAGGCAGGCAGTCCAACCCCAACATGCGCGATCGATCCACTTCgcgcgcggcggccggcgggtcATCCTCCTCGTCGTCCTGGTTGGGCGGGTCGCGCTCCATCCACGCGCTTGTCTTGTCGTCCTCCTCCGTTCCGTTTTATGCAAGTCGTCTTGCCGCGGCGCAGGCACGCTACGAAACGGACCGCGGTCGCTGTCTCCTCGCGGCGTTTAGTTTACAGGGGTCACCAGTCACGCGGGCATCAGCATCGGATTGGTCAATGGGGCGTCATTGTGTGCGTGACGACGGTGTGTGGTGATCGATCTAGCCGGAGATACGCGTGACGTCGCTGGAATCCATGTCCCGTGGACGCGACATGGGTAGTGGTCCAGTCAGCCGTTCAGTCCCGGTTTGCAGGGAAAGGAATGGCGATACTGTACTGTGCCGGCCCCGGCCGGGGGTCGATGTGGACCTTTGATTATGCACGGGAAACCTGTTGGTCACTGATACTGTGACATTCTGCAGCTTGCTTGTGTCTCGTGTGAGTTGTTTAAGATGCTTGGTTGACATTCCCAGCCATTTGTAAATCTTTCTAGCCTACCTTAGAGCATCTTAGTATTGTGCAATCTTGAGCAAACTGTGTTACAGGCTAACAAACAAGGCAATGAATCCAGCACTGTTACAGTAGTGTTACAGATTCGTGCTAGCAGTAGAGGCATGATTGCTGAGAAAGCTTTGGCCAATGGAAGTGTTAGATCGAGCGTCAAAAACAAACTTTTCAACCGGAATACAGAATCAGATGACGACCGTGCACCAGGGGCAGGCACAGGCAACCAGGCACTAGCATGGCGTCCACACTCGAAAAGCGGCGCcggcacgagcatgcatatgCATGACACCTCGCGGTGGTGCTGTGCGGTAGATGTTGTACAGATTGGGGGAACCGACCGGGATGttggcagcagccagcaggatGCGAATTGAACGCGGCCATGCCCCACTACAGCAACCTTCCTGGCTGCGCCACGAGGACGCGGGCGCTGTACCTGCTCCGCTGTTCGGCTGGGCTgcgatgtgtgtgtgtgtctgtgtgggtgtgtgtgtggtgggggggggggggggggggggatttggCAGCAGCAGCTAAGGATGGCAACAGAGTTGTACCTATCGGGTATCGTCGGAATATTCTTTTCCccgagaattcatcccgtccccatcAACTGTcttgggtatagattcttgcccatccttATACCCGTCaggtatcggtcgggtaacataTACCCGATGGGTACTACATACCCGATAaataaggacacttggggtcgcagctttgcaattagagacgtttcttctttacccgagtataagtgtcggagtctcggagatgccgaggagaaggagtgaggttgcgaggaggacgagcaaaggtggcagagaaaCCGAACTGAGGAGgacgaggggcacgagcgctcgtgaggcaggcgtgcttgtgctgctagcGGAGATGGTAagaaaaaattgaactagggttcctagaacacaaaaactatatatactgattgttcagatttagggccaaaatacctatgttgagcttctttagtgcCTAATACTCACATGACAGCTTAAATAGTCGGGTgctccaacgggtaacggggacgggtaaacaagGAACGTTCCTGTATCCGCTATACCTGTcgggatggattcttgcccatttagatgctcACGAATAAAGATATaatctcatctcatctcttaATGGATCGAATACCAGTCCGGTATCATGGTATCGGGCCGTTGCCATCGAATTgaagaaggaaaaaaaatgcTTCTCTTCTGCAACGTGTAGTAGCACGTACCGACCGAAGCCCCTTGCAACTGCATTTGCACTTGCATGTTTCAAACGACAAGCAGCGCGCATTGAATTGAAGGCCGGGGAGAGAGTACTctactgcactgcactgcactcctCCGTGGGCCGCCGCCCGGCCGGACGGCTCCATTTATTGTGAGCTCTGATCGCGATCAGATCCACCCCATTCTCGATCGAGTCAGAGGGAGGGGAAGGCCCGTACGGCGCCTCCCTTGTTCCTAGCCTGCGACTGTTGTGACTGCGACTCTGCGGGTAAAACAGACGCAAAGGGACAAGCCAACCGGCTCAGGCTCCTGAAGCTTGTGTGGGATCAGGTTTTGTCCTTGGCTTGCCGTGCGGTGCGGTGTGCGGTGGTGTTGCGTCGCAACACGCCGCACCGCAGCATTCTCGTCTCCATCTCCCCCGGCCGCGCCATGACCGTTGCGGTTTCGGCAGGTTTGGGGTGCCAGCTGTTCTTGATCGATACTCCTACGTACAGTACTACTGTACTAGTACTACGGTGAACTTTCAAGTGCAAGACTGCGAGAACAAAGGCGCCCGCAAGGTCAAGACTGCTTGCTGGTGGCATGGCATGTCACTCACATCTCCGCCGTGCAGTAGCAGCAGAAGCACGAGCACGACCAGGGTTTTACTCGGGGGCAGCCGGCCCGGGACCGTCTCCTCGACAAAGCTCCACCGGCAGGCACGCAGCGGTTTTTACTGCCCCCACAGGTACTGCACTGCAGCGATAAAAGGGACAAGGGGCTGGGCTGGGGACGGGGTAGGGGCGAGGAAAAAGTTGGGAACAGGATCCCAAGGCCGCCGCGCTGCAGTGCCTGCTGTGCTGAGAAAGTCCGGGCCCCAGTAATGAAGCGAAGCCGGAAGCGGCCGGCCCTGGCGTGCAGGCTGTTGGCTGGCCGGCCGGCTGGATGCAGCCAGCAGCCCCGCGCCTCGAGCCGTGCGCCGCTGTTACTCGTTGTACCCGCTCGCCCGAGTTGACCCCGCCGCGGGAAGGGAAGCCTTCCGCTCCGCTTCTCCTCCttcccttttcttttcttctttttttttaaattttatttattttatactgTGCCAGCCACGTCCGCCGTGCCTCCCGCGCGCGTGGTCCCGCCGCACTCCCGTCGTCATCCTGTGTGATGCGAGAGACCTGCGACTCCCGCCGCTCCGCTGATTGCCGCGCGCGCGCGCGGACACGGAGGGAACAGTGCGTagcggcggggcggggcggggtcGCGGGCCGCTGGCTGGAGGACGAATGGACGATACGATCAAGCCGTGCTGACTGGTGATCCTTTTCACTCGTCCGTGTCCGTTGAGCAAGACCGCGAGAAGGCCCAGCGCGCCGCGCCGTGCGCTGATCCCAACGCGTAACGAACTGGGCACGCACCCGCGCGACGGGATGGGTGCGGGGGACACGGCCGCGAGGCGGACTGCGGACTGCGGCGTGCGGCTGCTACATGCGCGCCCCTCCTCCCTCGGGACGCGTGGCTGGATTTGCGGGGTAAGCTGTCGTCGCACTGTGACTGGCTGGCTTTCAGCTGTTGGACTTGCATTGCACGCGGAGAAGAGAACGCCGGGCCACGACTGGGTTCAGTTCAGGCAGCAGACATTTCTGATTTCTGACGCAGCACGCAGGTTCATTTTCTTTTATGCTCTTCAATAATTCTGGCAGAATGATTTGAACGTATCAGGAAATTTGAAACCTTATTATACAAAATAATATATAACTAGTATACAGGTGAAAATGAAATTCTGAGTAGTAGTATATTCACAGAAGAATGGCTGACACGAATACACACTCACACTCGCAGAACGGCAGAAGCCCCTTCACAGCCCATTAAACCGCACACTGTACACCAATCAATCGCAGTAAAACCTGTTGCTCTGTACCGTGAACAGTTCGGCGTAGGTACACCTTTTATGAAAGCGGCAGAAAGTATGAACTGGTACGGTTACATATCATCGGGTTATCCTGGAGTAAACGATCCTGGTCATCGCCGAAGGTTGTCTCAGAGAATTGCGAAAATGCATGTACTGCTAATCCAGGAACACTGGCCCGGTACGGTACGTGTCCGGCCACTGTCCAGAAAGTAGCGTTCCTACAACAAATTCTCCTGTTCCACCACGTCCATTCCCCTATCCTATCCGGAACACAGGCCTCCTGTTTCCACACAAGTGGTACGTGCGATCATTGCTCCTGGCTATAGATAGCTTGTTTAAATTCTTGCTTGTCTCCCGTGCCCATCATAAAAAAaaacactacgtgaaaaacagttgCTAGCAATAGGATAAATTTTTTTTTATGTACGGTCGGTGATAGGAGTCGTCTCTACAGTGACGTGTTCGGAAGCCACGAGACCAGTCAGCCCCTATAAATAGGCCTACATCATGGGACGACTGGTGATACGAACCTATCCCTACAAATGAttgaatttgtaggggcggctcactcatcaGTCGCTCCCggtattgctatttgtaggggtggctgattGAGCTGTCCCTATAAATGTCCGCGTATAAATACCTGCAATTTGTATGGGCGGCtggggccgcccctacaaatgacccacatataaagcaagctgcagcaccttctttccttctcgggtcactcacttcaaCCTATAAAAGAAATGTGAGGAGGTCCTTGTGCAcctccaaaaattgctctactaagggggagaaTATTTTTGTCTCAAATCCTTTGTTGGAGAGATTGTAGACgataagaaaatgttattccacacttttttttgagtTTTAAtgattggttagtgagtaattagagttttgcttctctctcttctatggtgcttgagctatttatgaagcaaattagacctaagttttgaatgtactagggtaaattagtgaGGAgaataagatcatacccttatttggtccatatttcttgattttagtgaacaattagttagttttatggatgtttcatgtgcatgtagatctagatctagggtttggtttttttattaatttcagttttgtaaatttgtgtttgatgaaattagactaggatttgtatgaaagatatttggtaaaatataattgttgctaattgttgtctttgaaattatttattgtaatcaataaatatgtattttaattatttatggataaatgagccattaattaattttcttcaaccatggtgtgtttgtatgcttcatgtaattatatttgatttatattcatatatatctgaagtatatataattattctcaagtaattattaatttgattcatttatatatatatatatatatatatatatatatatatatatatatatatatatctgaataagtagtcatttatgtttgttttgttgatgttgtaaaagatggagtacaagaactcttaGATGTATGATTCGTTAAGATTCAAGGcatgtttccgtgaagaggtggataaatttattgaggcagcaaagaagcatgcaacgatattgacagagaataaggatacaattatttatctctATAAacattgcaagaaccgtatgacatggacagatgtgactatcatcatatcacatttgattatacgaggatttgttgaggactacacagtgtgaatTTATCATGGtaaaatggttattgttaacgacgaggacgaggaggaatacgacgacgaaaccctagaatcactgtcccaatattcagtagagcttgataCACGAATGAATTTAGAGTttgacaatgaacaaggtggtgatgctggtggttgggatggtaacgacaaaggtggtgccaataatgatggtggagcacgtgtcagggatgaagatgatttggaggacatgattcgagcccttggatcagatattttactaaatagcccgaaaggtctagaaaatttagaaagaatgacaaaagcatcgaaggagactatgtatggtgttgaaaatggttgtccgacacattaggACATCATTACGTTTTGTTCTTGAGCTACTCATcgtgaaggctaagtatggctgatcagactgtagtttcaataatCTATTGCATCTTCTGTCATGggatgctgccacaaccaaactcagttcccgccaacacataccaagcgaaagaaggtcataagtccattgaaaTAGGGGttgaaaaaaaaatccatgcatgccccaaccattgtatacttttttatggcgaaacgttcaagtcactggataaatgtccccggtgtggggcctgccggtacaagaacaatgacttttacggtggggacgaagcctccacaaggaaaaaagaggaataaaaaggatacaaaaaaggtggtacaagaatctcagcccccagagggcactccattaggcaatgatgcaaagcagagaagaattcctaccttggtaatatggtacctgcagtgaccgaccgcttgggacgtatcttcctaaaccctaaagaagccacactcatgatatGGTggaatgatgagcgcaaggtggatgatgataagattacagacccgactgattgtagtcagtggcaaaggttcgatgagaagcacaaagaattcagcgataacccaaggaatgtacagtttggcttgagcaccgatggaatgaatctcttcaataagaggatgagcgaccacaactcttcgctagtgatcttgaccatgtacaacattccaacatggttgtgtcagaagagaaagtaccttctcctcactattcttatttctggccctaaacaatcaggcattgatatagacgtattcctcgagcctttgatgcaagaaatagagaggctatggaggcatggggagccgattgtacgatgcattccgaaaggaggactttatatgtagagcaataatatttgttactaccaattagTACCCCAtgatgtttgctttgtctagactaGATCATAGGGAAGAcagggatgcttggtttgcttggatggtactacatgggtgtacctagatgcatccaagaagatagtttacctaaggaacctgacgcttcttaaagataagtcacaagtaccgcagcaaattattctttagattttatgacaacaccctgaAGATTGAACCCtcttgtcgggtaccttagaatggggtaccccaagcaaatatcgaaagggtcgctaaagtcccatctaaaaaataaaaactagaaggtaagtcgtgggtccctcac belongs to Miscanthus floridulus cultivar M001 chromosome 4, ASM1932011v1, whole genome shotgun sequence and includes:
- the LOC136552182 gene encoding protein SHORT INTERNODES 1-like, producing the protein MAGSFPLGGGGHSREFPASSVPPVHPSDAASFLYASRAGAGLQLWQQHEQQQQQPFYTSNIIRFSDDPSPGAAPSFTGAASSSSSRGARGGGGSGGGGGGGVSCQDCGNQAKKDCVHQRCRTCCKSRGFTCGTHVKSTWVPAAKRRDRQQQLAALAASAAATTTAGAGPSRDHTKRPRARLSVATPTTSSGDQQMVTVAERFPREVSSEAVFRCVRLGPVDQAEAEVAYQTTVSIGGHVFKGILHDVGPHGLPATGSGGGGAIEYHFRHAGDGSPPSTTAAGEVGGGGGVGNVIVSSAVVMDPYPTPGPYAAFPAGAPFFHGHPRQ